One genomic window of Candidatus Zixiibacteriota bacterium includes the following:
- the argF gene encoding ornithine carbamoyltransferase encodes MTKDFLQITDFTRDEVIETLQLARDMKSGKFTEKPMDGMTVACIFHKASLRTRISFETGIFQLGGNSLYITEKEIELGKRESIHDAAKVLSRYVGLIMIRTFSHKDVEDLGKHADVPVVNGLTDLTHPCQILGDILTVWEHLGKYEDIKIAYLGDGNNVTNSWLNLSMLFKFDLAIGTSPDTLPDSNILHRAQKAGVSKIDIFHDPKEAVRNADVVYTDVWASMGQKDKAELKMNQLREFQVNDDLLSLAKPDVKVLHCLPAERGREITDEVMDGPHSIVFDEAENRLHIQKAIMTQLLKNKSKT; translated from the coding sequence GTGACCAAGGACTTTCTGCAGATCACAGATTTCACTCGCGACGAAGTCATCGAGACTTTACAGCTTGCGCGCGACATGAAGTCTGGCAAGTTCACTGAGAAGCCGATGGACGGAATGACCGTCGCATGCATTTTCCACAAAGCATCACTGCGCACCAGGATTTCGTTCGAAACCGGCATTTTTCAACTCGGTGGCAATTCGCTTTATATCACGGAGAAGGAGATTGAACTTGGCAAGCGAGAGTCAATTCATGATGCCGCAAAGGTGTTGTCCCGCTATGTCGGCCTGATTATGATACGGACATTCTCGCATAAGGACGTCGAGGATCTTGGTAAGCACGCGGATGTTCCAGTAGTGAACGGTCTTACCGATTTAACTCATCCATGCCAGATTCTCGGTGATATCCTTACGGTATGGGAACATCTTGGCAAATACGAAGATATCAAGATCGCCTATCTTGGCGATGGCAATAATGTAACGAATTCGTGGCTGAATTTATCGATGCTGTTCAAGTTCGATCTTGCCATAGGAACGTCTCCCGACACACTTCCTGATTCCAACATTCTGCACAGGGCGCAGAAAGCAGGGGTCTCGAAAATAGATATCTTTCACGATCCTAAAGAAGCGGTTCGCAATGCCGATGTAGTCTATACAGATGTGTGGGCCAGCATGGGCCAGAAGGATAAGGCCGAGCTGAAGATGAATCAGCTACGGGAATTCCAGGTGAATGATGATCTGCTCTCGCTGGCGAAACCGGATGTTAAAGTACTGCACTGCCTGCCCGCAGAACGGGGCAGGGAGATAACAGACGAGGTGATGGACGGACCCCATTCGATCGTTTTTGACGAGGCAGAAAACCGGCTCCACATTCAGAAGGCAATAATGACTCAACTCTTGAAAAATAAGTCAAAGACATAA
- a CDS encoding cell wall-active antibiotics response protein yields MNRKWTLLGGAALIVVGMLLVLDNLYVIRFDFWDTIGRFWSVALIAVGIWLIYRQAGCKVGDATPSEAGRITRVVGQIRTKPDSIHDRGLDVQLGAGSIEIDLTETNLREGENSVAASVGLGEVVVKLPAEIACNVSGSCGIGDVHVFSDSSDGFSPRVNQTDPDYDSAPKKIKVTAKSGLGDVKISRR; encoded by the coding sequence ATGAATCGAAAGTGGACTCTTTTGGGAGGAGCGGCTCTGATTGTCGTAGGAATGTTGCTCGTACTCGACAATCTCTATGTAATCCGTTTCGATTTCTGGGATACGATTGGCCGTTTCTGGTCTGTTGCGCTGATCGCGGTCGGAATCTGGCTGATCTATCGTCAGGCAGGCTGCAAGGTCGGGGATGCCACGCCTTCTGAAGCAGGCAGGATCACGCGAGTGGTCGGTCAGATTCGCACGAAACCAGACTCAATCCATGATCGCGGTCTCGATGTGCAGCTCGGCGCAGGCAGCATCGAAATAGACCTTACAGAGACAAACCTTCGCGAAGGTGAAAACTCGGTTGCGGCCTCCGTAGGCTTAGGCGAGGTCGTAGTCAAGCTGCCGGCAGAGATCGCCTGCAATGTCTCAGGATCGTGTGGTATTGGCGATGTTCATGTATTCTCCGACAGTTCCGACGGTTTTTCTCCGCGCGTGAATCAGACCGATCCGGACTACGACAGCGCGCCGAAGAAGATCAAGGTGACTGCGAAGTCCGGTCTGGGAGACGTCAAAATATCGAGGAGATAA